A genomic stretch from Corvus cornix cornix isolate S_Up_H32 chromosome 9, ASM73873v5, whole genome shotgun sequence includes:
- the PLS1 gene encoding plastin-1 isoform X3 — MWFTLEIIQELKSKDVSKSFRKSINKKQGITAIGGTSAISSEGTQHSYSEEEKVAFVNWINKALQDDPDCKHLLPMNPSDASLFKSLADGILLCKMINFSQPDTIDERAINKKKLTPFTISENLNLALNSASAIGCTVVNIGSQDLQEGKPHLVLGLLWQIIKVGLFADIEISRNEALIALLNEGEELDQLMKLSPEDLLLRWVNYHLANAGWQKISNFSQDIKDSRAYYHLLNQIAPKGDDLDQLPIKIDFTGFHDKNDLRRAEYMLQQADKLGCRQFVTPADVVAGNPKLNLAFVANLFNTYPALHKPDNSSYDLNLLEDLTPPNVGESKEERTFRNWMNSLGVSPYVNHLYSDLSDALIIFQLYEMTRVPVDWSHINKPPYSLLGGNMKKIENCNYAVELGKTKAKFSLVGIAGHDLNEGNPTLTLALVWQLMRRYTLNVLSDLGEGEKVNDEIIIKWVNQTLAKANKKTSIISFKDKSISTSLPVLDLIDAIAPKAVRPEMVKREDLSYQDKLNNAKYAISVARKIGARIYALPDDLVEVKPKMVMTVFACLMGRGLNRIK, encoded by the exons aggaagaaaaagttgCTTTTGTTAATTGGATAAATAAAGCTCTACAAGATGACCCAGACTGTAAGCACCTCCTACCCATGAACCCATCAGATGCCAGTCTTTTTAAATCCCTTGCAGATGGCATCCTTCTTTG CAAAATGATCAACTTTTCACAACCAGATACAATTGATGAAAGGGctattaataagaaaaaactCACTCCTTTCACTATTTCT GAAAACCTAAACCTGGCTCTGAACTCAGCATCTGCCATTGGCTGTACGGTTGTCAATATTGGATCACAAGATTTGCAAGAAGGAAAACCACACTTGGTATTAGGACTCTTGTGGCAGATCATTAAAGTTGGTCTTTTTGCTGATATTGAGATCTCCAGAAATGAAG CTCTTATTGCCTTGCTGAATGAAGGGGAAGAGCTGGATCAATTAATGAAGCTTTCCCCAGAAGACCTCTTGCTACGCTGGGTGAATTACCATCTGGCCAATGCAGGGTGGCAGAAAATCAGCAACTTCAGCCAAGACATTAAG GATTCGAGAGCATACTACCATCTGTTAAATCAGATTGCACCCAAAGGAGATGACCTTGATCAATTGCCCATTAAAATTGACTTTACAGGATTTCAT gataAAAATGACTTGAGGAGGGCTGAATACATGCTCCAACAGGCAGATAAATTGGGCTGCAGACAGTTTGTAACTCCAGCTGATGTGGTTGCAGGCAACCCTAAGCTCAATTTGGCTTTTGTTGCAAATCTCTTTAACACATATCCAGCCCTGCACAAGCCTGATAATTCATCTTATGATCTCAATTTATTAGAAG ATTTGACCCCTCCTAATGTAG GAGAAAGTAAGGAGGAAAGGACTTTCAGAAACTGGATGAATTCACTGGGTGTAAGCCCTTATGTTAATCATTTATAcag TGACCTTTCTGATGCTTTAATCATCTTCCAATTGTATGAAATGACCCGTGTGCCAGTTGACTGGAGCCACATCAACAAACCTCCTTACTCATTACTCGGTGGCAATATGAAAAAG attgaGAATTGCAATTACGCAGTAGaacttgggaagacaaaagcCAAATTCTCACTGGTTGGTATTGCTGGACACGATCTAAATGAGGGTAATCCAACTCTGACTTTGGCTTTGGTATGGCAGCTGATGAGAAG GTATACTTTGAATGTACTGTCCGACCttggagagggggagaaagtAAATGATGAAATTATCATTAAGTGGGTGAATCAGACACTTGCAAAAGCAAATAAGAAAACTTCAATTATAAGTTTCAAG gaCAAATCAATTAGCACTAGCTTACCTGTCCTAGATTTAATAGATGCCATTGCACCAAAAGCAGTTCGTCCAGAAATGGTCAAGAGAGAAGACCTTTCTTACCAAGACAAATTGAATAATGCCAA GTATGCCATTTCAGTTGCTCGAAAAATTGGTGCTCGTATTTATGCTCTCCCAGATGATCTGGTTGAAGTAAAGCCAAAAATGGTGATGACAGTGTTTGCATGTTTGATGGGAAGAGGActgaacagaataaaataa